A window of the bacterium genome harbors these coding sequences:
- a CDS encoding T9SS type A sorting domain-containing protein, with product MILHSQAGEETTINDFDQIYSRNFGTISVIPEIENFGISAFGVWCHEFAHQLGLPDMNPNAGPWSLMDIGCYNGQGDYPAWPDPYSRINLGWTDSTIATTIAINPRLNHPVYQLGILGVECFLVEKRDEAGLPGRGFLVWHYQGLLNNLTNLAILQADGGNLGDSGDPFPGSTGNSLLDDYTNPSLRYFNGSLSGFRIEFLISHITKGKVFPNPINLNQTKRVFFEVERGGEVYIYNIKGENIKYLLDSQNIGRIYWDIENVASGVYIFMVADKEGNKSYGKLGVIK from the coding sequence ATGATTCTCCATTCACAAGCTGGAGAGGAAACGACAATAAACGACTTTGATCAAATTTATTCCCGAAATTTTGGAACAATTTCAGTCATCCCCGAGATAGAGAATTTTGGGATATCAGCCTTTGGTGTATGGTGTCATGAGTTTGCCCATCAGCTTGGATTGCCTGATATGAATCCCAATGCTGGACCTTGGTCTTTAATGGATATAGGGTGCTATAATGGTCAGGGTGATTATCCAGCCTGGCCAGATCCATATTCCAGGATTAACCTTGGATGGACAGATTCAACAATTGCGACAACAATAGCCATTAACCCAAGATTAAACCACCCTGTTTATCAGCTTGGAATTCTTGGCGTAGAATGCTTCCTGGTTGAAAAGAGGGATGAAGCTGGTCTTCCTGGCAGGGGATTTCTTGTTTGGCACTATCAAGGACTTTTGAATAATCTTACCAACCTTGCCATTCTCCAAGCAGATGGAGGAAATTTAGGAGATTCAGGCGACCCATTCCCAGGCTCAACAGGGAATTCTCTTTTAGATGATTACACAAATCCATCCTTAAGATACTTTAATGGAAGCTTATCAGGCTTTAGAATAGAATTTTTAATCTCCCATATCACAAAAGGTAAGGTTTTTCCAAATCCAATAAATTTAAATCAAACAAAGAGGGTATTCTTTGAAGTAGAAAGGGGAGGAGAGGTTTATATTTACAACATCAAGGGAGAAAATATAAAATATTTATTAGACTCTCAGAACATAGGAAGGATATATTGGGATATTGAAAATGTAGCCTCAGGGGTTTATATTTTTATGGTAGCTGACAAAGAGGGAAACAAGTCTTATGGCAAGCTTGGGGTTATAAAATAA